One genomic region from Eptesicus fuscus isolate TK198812 chromosome 18, DD_ASM_mEF_20220401, whole genome shotgun sequence encodes:
- the SLC22A14 gene encoding solute carrier family 22 member 14 yields MAGKDNPVELQSQPSHRNLQGHEAAEHPRSWSVELLRKLRTMEINQNDKFANIMEAMGTFGPFQRKLVALAFIPHLLAVVFIYADLFVAAEQKAYCNTSWILAVGPNLSVAEQLNLTLPRHSNGSFMTCRMFLPVTWDLDSIIKFGLNYTQSCSHGWIYPESKRRSVINEFDLVCGEDFSPEAVQSMFLTGLLTGALIFGFISDKIGRYPSMLLSNVGIIIFGFGTAFVNSFHQYLFFRFGVSQSLVGHTISSMALTVEWLVGEHRAHSIILSQSIYSLGLMFLSGLAYSLPHWRLLFLLVTAPVLFLISFIWIFPESPRWLLVKGKVEEAKKVLCHAADINKKTIPLSLLDKLQVPGKKVTNASILDFYSNRQLRKVTLVMGCVWFTIGHSYSTLTLKMKDVGVSPQMSEIIPGIMGMPARLCCIFLFEHFGRKWCMAGALFQGSFMNLLIPFIPSELKTTMLLLILVGQLSLAALMSMFFAYSAELLPTILRTTGLGLLILAWASGNMVSLALITWSPPSVSNYIGYVSTILSLSLFYMLPETKNQPHVDILEQFSSYRRAFSKDMSKEDLLAETKLCGELNEEVAKITLLNAMMEPEPDLFSPPLTTKEESTSSQEA; encoded by the exons ATGGCTGGTAAAGACAATCCAGTGGAGCTCCAATCCCAGCCTTCCCACAGGAACTTACAAGGGCATGAGGCGGCAGAACACCCCCGTTCCTGGTCTGTGGAGTTGTTACGCAAGTTGAGGACCATGGAAATCAACCAGAATGACAAGTTTGCCAATATCATGGAAGCGATGGGGACGTTTGGCCCATTCCAGAGAAAGCTGGTGGCCCTGGCCTTCATCCCCCACCTCCTGGCGGTTGTGTTCATATATGCCGACCTCTTCGTGGCCGCAGAGCAGAAGGCCTATTGCAACACCAGCTGGATCCTGGCTGTGGGCCCTAACCTGTCAGTGGCTGAGCAGCTGAATCTGACCCTGCCCCGGCACAGCAATGGCAGCTTCATGACATGCCGCATGTTCCTGCCTGTGACCTGGGATCTGGATTCCATCATCAAGTTTGGCCTCAACTACACACAGTCATGCAGCCATGGGTGGATCTATCCTGAGAGCAAGAGGAGATCAGTAATCAATGAG TTTGATCTGGTGTGTGGTGAGGACTTTTCCCCGGAAGCCGTGCAGTCCATGTTCCTGACGGGCCTCCTGACAGGGGCACTCATCTTCGGGTTCATAAGTGACAA GATTGGCCGCTACCCCTCCATGCTGCTGTCGAATGTGGGGATAATCATCTTTGGCTTTGGGACAGCCTTCGTCAACAGCTTTCACCAGTACCTGTTCTTCCGCTTTGGGGTGTCCCAGTCCCTGGTGGGCCACACCATCAGCAGCATGGCTTTAA CTGTTGAGTGGCTAGTGGGCGAGCACCGGGCCCACTCCATCATCCTGAGCCAGAGCATTTATTCTCTGGGGCTCATGTTCCTGAGTGGGCTTGCCTACAGCCTTCCCCACTGGCGGTTGCTGTTTCTGTTGGTCACAGCCCCTGTGTTATTCCTCATCTCCTTTATCTG GATTTTCCCAGAGTCCCCTCGGTGGCTGTTGGTgaaggggaaggtggaggaggccaAGAAGGTACTGTGCCATGCAGCTGACATAAACAAGAAGACCATTCCTTTAAGTCTGTTGGACAAG CTACAGGTGCCTGGAAAGAAGGTGACTAATGCCTCAATCCTGGACTTCTATAGCAACAGGCAACTGCGCAAGGTGACCTTGGTGATGGGCTGTGTGTG GTTTACTATTGGTCACAGCTATTCTACGCTGACCTTGAAGATGAAGGATGTTGGTGTGAGTCCCCAGATGAGCGAGATAATTCCTGGCATAATGGGGATGCCTGCCCGGCTGTGCTGCATCTTTCTTTTTGAGCATTTTGGAAGGAAGTGGTGTATGGCTGGGGCTCTCTTCCAAGGCAGTTTCATGAACTTGCTTATCCCTTTCATCCCCTCAG AGTTGAAAACCACGATGTTGTTGTTGATCCTGGTGGGACAACTCAGCCTGGCCGCCTTGATGAGCATGTTCTTCGCCTACAGTGCGGAGCTCCTGCCTACCATCCTCAG GACAACGGGTCTGGGGCTGCTGATTCTGGCCTGGGCATCTGGAAACATGGTGTCCCTGGCACTCATCACCTGGAGTCCGCCCTCCGTATCCAATTATATTGGCTACGTCTCAACCATTTTGTCCCTGTCCCTCTTCTATATGCTTCCAGAGACGAAGAATCAGCCCCATGTCGATATTCTGGAGCAGTTTTCCTCATACAGAAG GGCCTTTAGCAAGGATATGAGCAAAGAAGACTTGTTGGCTGAGACTAAATTATGTGGTGAACTGAATGAGGAAGTGGCAAAGATCACCCTTCTCAATGCCATGATGGAACCGGAACCAGACTTATTCAGCCCACCTTTGACTACCAAAGAAGAGTCCACAAGCAGTCAGGAAGCCTGA